A genomic window from Punica granatum isolate Tunisia-2019 chromosome 2, ASM765513v2, whole genome shotgun sequence includes:
- the LOC116193668 gene encoding DEAD-box ATP-dependent RNA helicase 37-like, whose protein sequence is MTTSWADSVAASENATASDSANIPRPTRPAYVPPHLRNKQPSSDTHAPSHTAPSPGYDQGNTGGFAGGSRAGSDSRPDFGRSGSSGGGWNNKGGGWGVRGRDREVNPFADKDGAREELNEQEQENTGINFDAYEDIPVETSGQNVPPPVNTFAEIDLGEELNLNIQRCKYVKPTPVQRHAIPISLSGRDLMACAQTGSGKTAAFCFPIISGIMRGEYVQRPRAPRTSYPLALILSPTRELSCQIHDEARKFSYQTGVKVVVAYGGAPINQQLRELERGVDILVATPGRLVDLLERARVSLQVIRYLALDEADRMLDMGFEPQIRKIVEQMGMPPPGVRQTMLFSATFPKEIQRLACDFLSNYIFLAVGRVGSSTDLIVQRVEYVHESDKRSHLMDLLHAQRENGAHGKQALTLVFVETKRGADSLENWLYMNGFPATSIHGDRSQQERELALRSFKSGRTPILVATDVAARGLDIPHVAHVVNFDLPNDIDDYVHRIGRTGRAGKSGLATAFFNENNLSMAKPLAELMQEANQEVPAWLTRYASRASYGGGKNRRSGGNRFGGRDFRRESSFNRGMDYYGGGNSSGAYGISAGYGGYGPGVTSAWD, encoded by the exons ATGACTACATCATGGGCTGATTCCGTGGCTGCATCAGAGAATGCAACCGCCTCCGACAGTGCTAACATCCCACGTCCTACCCGACCAGCCTATGTTCCTCCCCACCTTCGCAACAAACAGCCATCCTCTGACACCCATGCTCCATCGCATACTGCTCCATCCCCTGGCTATGATCAAGGCAATACTGGTGGATTTGCTGGTGGGTCTAGGGCTGGCAGCGATTCGAGGCCTGATTTTGGGAGAAGTGGTAGCTCCGGAGGTGGATGGAATAATAAAGGTGGAGGATGGGGTGTCCGGGGAAGAGACCGTGAGGTGAACCCCTTTGCTGACAAGGATGGCGCTAGGGAGGAACTTAACGAGCAAGAGCAAGAGAACACGGGGATTAACTTTGATGCCTACGAGGATATCCCTGTGGAGACCAGTGGACAAAATGTACCTCCGCCTGTTAATACATTTGCAGAGATAGACTTGGGTGAGGAACTTAATCTGAATATTCAGAGATGCAAATACGTGAAGCCAACGCCAGTTCAGCGTCATGCAATTCCAATTTCTCTTTCTGGACGGGATCTTATGGCATGTGCTCAAACGGGCTCTGGGAAGACAGCTGCCTTCTGCTTCCCTATCATCAGTGGAATCATGCGGGGGGAGTACGTGCAAAGGCCTCGTGCACCACGAACTTCATATCCTTTGGCTCTTATCCTCTCTCCTACAAGGGAGCTCTCATGTCAG ATACATGATGAAGCTCGGAAATTTTCATATCAGACTGGTGTCAAGGTTGTGGTTGCATATGGAGGGGCACCAATCAACCAGCAG CTGCGAGAGCTTGAGAGAGGGGTTGATATTTTAGTGGCGACTCCAGGAAGATTGGTAGATTTGCTCGAAAGGGCTAGAGTTTCATTGCAGGTGATTAGGTATCTGGCTCTTGATGAGGCAGATCGAATGTTGGACATGGGTTTTGAACCTCAGATCAGGAAGATTGTGGAACAGATGGGCATGCCACCACCTGGTGTCAGACAGACGATGCTATTTAGTGCTACTTTCCCAAAAGAGATACAG AGACTGGCTTGTGATTTCCTTTCAAACTACATTTTCTTGGCTGTTGGAAGAGTTGGTTCGAGCACTGATCTCATTGTGCAAAGAGTTGAATACGTCCATGAATCTGACAAGAGAAGCCATCTCATGGATCTTCTCCATGCACAAAGGGAAAATGGGGCTCATGGCAAG CAAGCTTTGACGTTGGTTTTTGTGGAGACCAAAAGAGGAGCTGATTCGTTGGAGAACTGGTTGTATATGAATGGGTTTCCGGCTACTAGTATTCATGGTGACAGGTCACAACAA GAAAGAGAACTGGCGCTCCGATCCTTCAAGAGTGGGAGGACTCCCATCCTTGTTGCGACAGATGTTGCTGCACGAGGCCTCGATATCCCCCATGTGGCCCACGTGGTCAACTTTGACCTCCCCAACGACATAGATGACTATGTTCACAGGATTGGCCGCACAGGTCGAGCTGGCAAGTCAGGATTGGCAACTGCCTTCTTCAATGAGAACAACCTCTCAATGGCAAAGCCACTTGCTGAACTTATGCAGGAGGCAAATCAGGAAGTACCCGCTTGGCTCACGAGGTATGCTTCAAGGGCTTCCTACGGTGGTGGGAAGAACCGCCGATCGGGAGGCAACCGATTTGGAGGGCGGGACTTTAGAAGAGAGAGCTCGTTCAATAGAGGAATGGATTACTATGGAGGAGGGAATAGCAGCGGCGCATATGGAATTTCTGCTGGGTATGGTGGATATGGGCCGGGTGTCACGAGTGCTTGGGACTAA
- the LOC116193670 gene encoding protein WHAT'S THIS FACTOR 9, mitochondrial: protein MSFFRNHSGLFSSLQRSLSSQLLEARGTTQLQQWRLITKVRLKWVKNRSLDHVIDTETDLKAASLLKDAIKRSSTGYLTAKSVEDWQKLLGLTVPVLRFLRRYPTLFQEFPHPRYASLPCFKLTETAMLLDSQEQSIHQNHESDTVEKLCRVLMMTKSRTLLLQSIVPLRWDLGLPDNFMKQLIPKYPGHFQFAKAPNGSVSVKLKEWREEYAVSALEKSKEDNNVGDEYRQFKRGQTALSFPMTFPRGYGAQKKVRAWMEEFQKLPYISPYEDSRRIDPNSDLMEKRVVGVLHEILSLTIHKKTKRNYLRSLREELNLPHKFTRIFTRYPGIFYLSLKCKTTTVALREGYHRGKLVNPHPLARLREKFYHVMRTGLLYRGKGVDMLSPEEILLDNGEDESEGEEEESEVEEADMGEDCFEEISELDDESDEE, encoded by the exons ATGAGCTTCTTCCGAAACCATTCCGGCCTGTTCTCTTCACTCCAGAGGTCCCTCAGCTCCCAATTGCTCGAAGCTCGGGGCACCACCCAGCTCCAGCAATGGCGGCTCATCACCAAAGTGAGGCTCAAGTGGGTGAAGAACCGGAGCCTCGACCACGTGATCGACACCGAGACCGACCTCAAAGCCGCCTCACTCCTCAAGGACGCCATCAAGCGCTCCTCCACCGGCTACCTCACCGCAAAGTCCGTCGAGGACTGGCAGAAGCTGCTCGGCCTCACCGTTCCTGTCCTCCGCTTCCTTCGCCG ATATCCTACTCTCTTTCAAGAATTTCCGCATCCCCGTTATGCGAGCTTGCCGTGTTTCAAGTTGACAGAAACTGCGATGCTGCTCGACTCGCAGGAGCAGAGCATTCACCAGAATCACGAGTCAGATACTGTGGAGAAGCTCTGTAGAGTACTTATGATGACGAAGAGTCGAACACTTCTATTGCAGTCGATAGTCCCTTTGAGGTGGGATCTTGGTTTGCCTGATAACTTCATGAAACAATTGATCCCCAAGTACCCGGGTCACTTTCAGTTTGCCAAGGCTCCGAACGGGTCTGTGAGTGTGAAACTCAAGGAATGGAGAGAAGAATATGCGGtttcagcattggagaagagcAAAGAGGATAACAATGTCGGGGATGAATATCGGCAGTTCAAGAGGGGACAGACGGCGCTTTCATTCCCAATGACCTTTCCGAGGGGATATGGGGCTCAGAAGAAGGTTCGGGCGTGGATGGAGGAGTTTCAGAAACTGCCATACATCTCGCCCTATGAGGACTCACGGAGAATCGACCCCAATAGCGATCTCATGGAGAAGCGGGTTGTCGGGGTGCTTCACGAGATCTTGAGCTTGACCATTCACAAGAAGACCAAGAGGAATTACTTGAGGAGCCTGAGAGAAGAGCTAAATCTACCCCACAAGTTCACGAGGATATTCACGAGGTATCCCGGGATATTCTACCTCTCCCTTAAGTGTAAGACCACGACCGTTGCTCTCAGGGAAGGGTACCATAGGGGTAAGTTGGTGAACCCGCACCCCCTCGCTCGTTTACGGGAAAAGTTTTATCATGTGATGAGGACAGGGCTGCTGTACCGCGGTAAAGGGGTCGATATGCTATCTCCAGAAGAGATATTGCTTGATAATGGAGAGGATGAGAGCGAAGGTGAGGAGGAAGAGTCAGAAGTTGAAGAGGCTGACATGGGTGAGGACTGCTTCGAGGAAATCTCGGAGCTTGACGATGAGTCGGATGAAGAGTAA